A part of Curtobacterium sp. MCLR17_036 genomic DNA contains:
- a CDS encoding phosphatase PAP2 family protein translates to MHTERGEAADRTLGQVDLTRWRTRVGRATARGWTALGQRYGAMPLLLLTLAVGLAVAVVATWLASAVFDAVREADDVAVLDRPVLDWAISLRSPAADRLVTWWTDVAGTIGMPVVAVGFLVGFTIQRRAWTPVVLLVAASGGSLLMTIAGKDLIGRARPPLSDAVPPYEHSPSFPSGHTLNATVIVGTIVYLLLLRESRAVTRVWTIVAGTLFVLSVGASRVFLGHHWLTDVLAAWALGLAWLSLVVTAHRLYLTALRHGAGPAPDPAARTE, encoded by the coding sequence ATGCACACCGAACGGGGCGAGGCCGCCGACCGCACGCTCGGACAGGTCGACCTGACCCGCTGGCGCACCCGAGTCGGCCGTGCGACGGCTCGCGGGTGGACGGCGCTCGGGCAGCGGTACGGCGCGATGCCGCTCCTGCTGCTGACCCTGGCCGTCGGGCTCGCCGTGGCGGTCGTCGCCACGTGGCTCGCCTCGGCGGTGTTCGACGCCGTCCGCGAGGCCGACGACGTCGCCGTGCTCGACCGCCCGGTGCTCGACTGGGCGATCTCGCTGCGGTCGCCCGCGGCCGACCGCCTCGTGACGTGGTGGACCGACGTGGCCGGCACGATCGGCATGCCCGTCGTCGCGGTCGGGTTCCTGGTCGGCTTCACGATCCAGCGCCGGGCGTGGACGCCGGTGGTCCTGCTCGTCGCGGCGAGCGGCGGCTCGCTCCTCATGACGATCGCGGGCAAGGACCTGATCGGCCGGGCCCGCCCGCCGCTCAGCGACGCGGTGCCGCCCTACGAGCACTCGCCGTCGTTCCCGTCCGGGCACACGCTGAACGCCACCGTGATCGTCGGCACCATCGTCTACCTGCTGCTCCTGCGGGAGTCGCGGGCGGTGACGCGGGTGTGGACCATCGTCGCCGGCACCCTGTTCGTGCTGTCGGTCGGGGCCTCGCGGGTGTTCCTCGGGCACCACTGGCTCACCGACGTGCTCGCCGCCTGGGCGCTCGGGCTCGCCTGGTTGTCACTGGTCGTCACGGCGCACCGGTTGTACCTGACGGCGCTCCGCCACGGCGCCGGACCCGCACCGGACCCGGCCGCGCGCACGGAGTGA
- a CDS encoding MerR family transcriptional regulator gives MRIGELSRRSGVSARSLRYYEQHGLITADRESNGYREYDDAAVERAQTISMLFGMDFPREVVRSVLGCTGDAPGAAHDRLAEQLGPVRDRLARQLEQLGATHARVSAFLDERGQAAGAGAGD, from the coding sequence ATGAGGATCGGTGAGCTGAGCCGTCGCAGCGGGGTCAGCGCGCGGTCGCTGCGCTACTACGAGCAGCACGGCCTCATCACGGCCGACCGCGAGTCGAACGGGTACCGCGAGTACGACGACGCCGCGGTCGAGCGTGCGCAGACGATCAGCATGCTGTTCGGCATGGACTTCCCCCGCGAGGTGGTCCGGTCCGTCCTCGGCTGCACCGGGGACGCCCCCGGGGCCGCACACGACCGGTTGGCCGAGCAGCTCGGACCGGTCCGGGACCGGCTCGCGCGGCAGCTCGAGCAGCTCGGCGCCACCCACGCCCGGGTCAGCGCGTTCCTCGACGAGCGCGGACAGGCTGCCGGGGCCGGGGCCGGGGACTGA
- a CDS encoding PHB depolymerase family esterase produces the protein MHTTLSVDGRTRSLTVVGDPDGPVGRALVLVFHGSKQDGSTHRRSTGGALDRLADAGRAVVVYLDGHRGNWNDARAASAFPARTEGIDDVAFARAVVDAVAASHRIDRARVVGVGYSNGGQMVFRLLHEQSQVLAGAVVVAAAMPDRDGFLGDFSTTTEHAVPVTLAAGTADRIVPFGGGRMAWWARRLFRVDGTTLSADATARYFAQRNGIDTAPVVSDVPAPTDGRRGPRTEQSTWSAPGRPPVVLYTVHGGGHTVPGPVAAPAVLGRTGSARGVDEMTEQVLDALDGGHPAA, from the coding sequence GTGCACACCACCCTGTCGGTCGACGGCCGGACCCGCTCCCTCACGGTCGTCGGTGACCCCGACGGACCGGTCGGACGAGCGCTCGTCCTCGTGTTCCACGGGTCGAAGCAGGACGGCTCGACGCACCGTCGGTCCACCGGGGGCGCACTCGACCGGCTCGCCGACGCGGGGCGGGCCGTGGTGGTCTACCTCGACGGCCACCGCGGGAACTGGAACGACGCCCGGGCAGCGAGCGCGTTCCCGGCCAGGACCGAGGGGATCGACGACGTCGCGTTCGCCCGTGCCGTCGTCGACGCCGTCGCCGCGAGCCACCGGATCGACCGCGCCCGGGTCGTCGGGGTCGGCTACTCGAACGGCGGGCAGATGGTGTTCCGCCTGCTGCACGAGCAGTCGCAGGTGCTCGCCGGGGCCGTGGTCGTCGCAGCCGCCATGCCGGACCGTGACGGCTTCCTCGGCGACTTCTCGACGACGACCGAGCACGCCGTCCCGGTCACGCTCGCCGCCGGCACCGCGGACCGCATCGTCCCGTTCGGTGGCGGGCGGATGGCCTGGTGGGCGCGGCGCCTGTTCCGCGTCGACGGCACGACGCTGTCCGCGGACGCGACGGCGCGCTACTTCGCGCAGCGGAACGGGATCGACACGGCCCCGGTGGTGTCCGACGTCCCCGCTCCGACGGACGGGCGCCGCGGCCCCCGGACGGAGCAGTCGACGTGGTCCGCCCCGGGCCGCCCACCGGTCGTCCTGTACACGGTGCACGGCGGCGGCCACACCGTTCCCGGGCCGGTGGCCGCCCCCGCGGTGCTCGGCAGGACGGGCAGTGCCCGCGGCGTGGACGAGATGACCGAACAGGTGCTCGACGCCCTCGACGGCGGACACCCGGCCGCCTGA
- a CDS encoding glycosyltransferase family 39 protein, with amino-acid sequence MLGDLRRSNRRTAQLAVAGAATLFGTLVSVIALTHRTIWLDETATIAASTRSWHAFGELVGEIDLVHAAYYVLMHCWFDLVGYSPFALRFPSALAIGVATGLLVLLAERLTSLATATVAAVVLPFVPVVAAAGTLGRSPAFELLLAVAATLLLVRALDAADARRHPAVVVAWWVAYALVAYLSVLVFLWAALVVACHALSVLLRFLAAPRVRWVGLVGAAAAVVAAALAAVPFARAAAGQAAQIDWLRPPSLRGAVESAWRLQFFDFSLVETNRSSVTAVAVVAWLLVAVGVVAALRRRSDALVVLLPWLVLPTVALLAASRFVTPVYVGRYLTFSAPALAVLVAAGVVALLPFARGIVSGVLLLAFLVPAGQVWWSIRTAPPKTTDLASAARQLTEARRGEAEPAGLVLGRMRRPADQLTTAYPAATDGLRDLWTKTSAADQGYFFARLHGAVNSAADTEGLRTVWYVGDDPGERAKVAAVLRGEGFTAHEPLGFGGSNVIVEYTR; translated from the coding sequence GTGCTCGGCGACCTCAGACGATCGAACCGGAGGACGGCCCAGCTCGCCGTCGCAGGTGCTGCGACCCTGTTCGGGACGCTCGTGAGCGTCATCGCGCTCACCCACCGGACGATCTGGCTCGACGAGACGGCGACGATCGCCGCGTCGACCCGGTCCTGGCACGCGTTCGGCGAGCTGGTGGGCGAGATCGACCTCGTGCACGCCGCCTACTACGTGCTGATGCACTGCTGGTTCGACCTCGTCGGGTACAGCCCGTTCGCCCTGCGGTTCCCCTCCGCGCTCGCGATCGGCGTCGCCACCGGGCTGCTCGTGCTCCTCGCCGAGCGCCTGACCTCGCTCGCCACCGCGACGGTCGCGGCGGTCGTGCTGCCGTTCGTGCCCGTCGTGGCGGCCGCCGGCACCCTCGGACGGTCACCGGCCTTCGAGCTGCTGCTCGCCGTCGCGGCGACGCTGCTGCTCGTCCGGGCGCTCGACGCCGCCGACGCCCGGCGCCACCCCGCCGTGGTCGTCGCGTGGTGGGTCGCGTACGCCCTGGTCGCGTACCTGTCCGTGCTCGTGTTCCTCTGGGCGGCCCTCGTGGTCGCGTGTCACGCCCTCAGCGTCCTGCTGCGGTTCCTGGCCGCCCCGCGGGTGCGCTGGGTCGGGCTCGTGGGCGCCGCTGCGGCCGTGGTCGCGGCGGCGCTGGCAGCGGTCCCGTTCGCGCGGGCCGCCGCGGGCCAGGCGGCGCAGATCGACTGGCTGCGGCCGCCGTCGCTGCGCGGGGCCGTCGAGAGCGCGTGGCGGTTGCAGTTCTTCGACTTCAGCCTCGTCGAGACGAACCGGTCGTCCGTCACCGCGGTCGCGGTGGTCGCCTGGCTGCTCGTCGCCGTCGGCGTGGTCGCCGCGCTCCGCCGCCGATCCGACGCGCTGGTCGTGCTGCTGCCCTGGCTGGTCCTGCCGACGGTCGCGCTGCTCGCGGCGTCCCGCTTCGTCACCCCGGTCTACGTCGGGCGCTACCTGACGTTCTCGGCGCCGGCCCTGGCGGTCCTCGTCGCCGCGGGCGTCGTCGCGCTGCTGCCGTTCGCCCGGGGCATCGTGAGCGGTGTCCTGCTGCTGGCGTTCCTCGTGCCGGCCGGTCAGGTCTGGTGGAGCATCCGGACCGCGCCACCGAAGACCACCGACCTGGCGAGCGCCGCCCGGCAGCTCACCGAGGCCCGCCGTGGTGAGGCCGAGCCGGCGGGGTTGGTCCTCGGCAGGATGCGGCGGCCGGCCGACCAGCTGACGACGGCGTACCCGGCGGCCACGGACGGCCTCCGCGACCTCTGGACCAAGACGAGCGCCGCCGACCAGGGCTACTTCTTCGCCCGGCTGCACGGTGCCGTGAACTCCGCGGCGGACACCGAGGGGCTGCGGACCGTCTGGTACGTCGGCGACGACCCCGGCGAGCGCGCGAAGGTCGCCGCGGTGCTCCGCGGCGAGGGCTTCACCGCCCACGAACCGCTCGGCTTCGGCGGCTCGAACGTCATCGTCGAGTACACCCGGTAG
- a CDS encoding bifunctional 3'-5' exonuclease/DNA polymerase yields MHLVLRRVDGGVSATPLTDAGAPDGDPARFAEPDLPAFVVAHDGPAVRWVWDDTARWYPAVLAAGGRVGRCVDLRLGRRVLRAALAARGSTLAAAPADALDAPPTEPRVTRPTQAQLFDDALFAVSVADDAVDPVAEFRAQTEAIAGSTAPGALRLLVTAESAGALVAAEMLHAGLPWRADVHERLLEDALGPRVPYGVRPRRLEEIAAVVRERLDDPALNPDSPADVLRALRRAGLMVTSTRKWELQEIEHPVIEPLLEYKRLARLLTANGWTWLDEWVRDGRFHPKYVVGGVVTGRWAADGGGAMQLPKGIRAAVVADDGWQLVVADAAQLEPRVLAAMAGDRAMASAGDGRDLYDGVVASGAVETRQQAKGAMLGAMYGATQGEGGRLVPRLERAFPAALGLVSRAARAGERGEPVTTLLGRTSPVPDDAWFAARNQAYTVDGTPAMQRAVESRARSWGRFTRNFVVQGTAAEWALAWMGSLRSRLAARFPGPVTDGPHLVFFVHDEIVVHTPQEHAEWVATQVRAAAVDAGRLLFGDFPVTFPLSVAVVGAYSDAKD; encoded by the coding sequence GTGCACCTCGTCCTGCGCCGTGTCGACGGCGGCGTCTCCGCGACGCCCCTGACCGACGCCGGGGCGCCGGACGGCGATCCGGCCCGGTTCGCCGAACCGGACCTGCCGGCGTTCGTCGTCGCGCACGACGGCCCGGCCGTGCGCTGGGTCTGGGACGACACGGCGCGGTGGTACCCGGCCGTGCTCGCGGCCGGTGGGCGGGTCGGGCGTTGCGTCGACCTGCGGCTGGGCCGCCGGGTCCTCCGTGCTGCGCTCGCCGCCCGGGGGTCCACCCTCGCCGCGGCACCCGCCGACGCCCTCGACGCACCGCCGACCGAGCCCCGGGTGACCCGACCGACGCAGGCCCAGCTGTTCGACGACGCCCTGTTCGCCGTGTCCGTCGCCGACGACGCCGTCGACCCGGTGGCGGAGTTCCGGGCGCAGACCGAGGCGATCGCCGGGTCGACGGCGCCGGGCGCCCTGCGGCTGCTCGTCACGGCGGAGTCCGCGGGGGCGCTCGTCGCGGCCGAGATGCTGCACGCCGGGCTGCCCTGGCGGGCGGACGTGCACGAACGCCTGCTCGAGGACGCCCTCGGCCCCCGCGTGCCGTACGGCGTGCGGCCCCGCCGGCTCGAGGAGATCGCCGCCGTGGTGCGCGAGCGACTCGACGACCCCGCGCTCAACCCGGACTCGCCGGCCGACGTGCTCCGTGCCCTCCGCCGGGCCGGGCTCATGGTGACGAGCACCCGGAAGTGGGAGCTGCAGGAGATCGAGCACCCGGTCATCGAGCCGCTGCTCGAGTACAAGCGCCTCGCGCGGCTGCTCACCGCCAACGGCTGGACGTGGCTCGACGAGTGGGTCCGCGACGGCCGGTTCCACCCGAAGTACGTCGTCGGCGGCGTCGTCACCGGGCGGTGGGCGGCCGACGGCGGGGGAGCGATGCAGCTGCCGAAGGGCATCCGCGCCGCGGTCGTGGCGGACGACGGCTGGCAGCTCGTCGTCGCCGACGCCGCGCAGCTCGAGCCGCGGGTGCTCGCGGCGATGGCGGGGGACCGGGCGATGGCGTCCGCCGGCGACGGCCGCGACCTGTACGACGGCGTGGTCGCCTCCGGCGCGGTCGAGACCCGGCAGCAGGCCAAGGGCGCGATGCTCGGCGCGATGTACGGCGCGACCCAGGGCGAGGGCGGGCGGCTCGTGCCGCGGCTCGAACGGGCGTTCCCGGCCGCCCTCGGACTCGTCTCCCGAGCGGCCCGGGCGGGCGAGCGCGGCGAACCGGTGACGACCCTGCTCGGTCGGACCTCGCCCGTGCCGGACGATGCCTGGTTCGCGGCACGCAACCAGGCCTACACGGTGGACGGCACCCCGGCGATGCAGCGGGCCGTCGAGTCCCGGGCCCGCAGCTGGGGCCGGTTCACCCGCAACTTCGTGGTGCAGGGGACCGCCGCCGAGTGGGCCCTCGCCTGGATGGGGTCGCTGCGGTCCCGGCTCGCCGCACGGTTCCCGGGGCCGGTGACGGACGGCCCGCACCTGGTGTTCTTCGTGCACGACGAGATCGTGGTGCACACGCCGCAGGAGCACGCCGAGTGGGTCGCGACACAGGTCCGCGCCGCCGCGGTCGACGCCGGACGGCTGCTGTTCGGGGACTTCCCGGTGACGTTCCCGCTCTCGGTGGCGGTGGTCGGGGCCTACTCGGACGCGAAGGACTGA